The window GCGCCGACGGCGAAGAACGCGCCGAACGCGAAGAAGGCGCCGACCGCGAAAAGGGCGCCGAAGCTGGTCCGGGCGCGAAGCCGCTGATGCGGGGGTGGTTGCGGTCGGCGACGGCGTTCGCCCTGGTCGCCGCGCTGGCCTTCACGGTGCTCGGCGCGGCCGGCCGGCCGGTCACCGATACCTCGATTCAGGGGGCGATCCACGTCTATAGCACGTCATCGCTCCAGAACGTGATGCTCGAGATCGGCAACGCCTTCCGCGCCCGATACCCGAATGCCTCGGTGATCTCGAGCTTCGCGGGAACCGCCGAGATGCGCGAGCACCTCGAGCAGGGAGCCAACGCCGATGTGTTCGTTTCAGCCGACACGGCAACCAGCGCCTTGCTCTTTCGCCACGGGTTGCTGCTGGCGCCCCGAGTGATCGCCCGCGGGCGCGTGGGCGTGATCGCGCGCGCCGGCGGGCCGGTGACCCGCCTGCAGGATCTGGCGAAGCCCGGGGTCCGGCTGCTGATCGGCGCCCCCAATACCCCGGCCGGCCGTTACGCCACTCAGGTGCTGGATCGCATGGCGAGGGCGCGCGGGCTGGGGAAGAGCTACGTGCAAAAGGTGCGGGCCAATCTCGTCGACCGGGTGAAGAGCGCGCGTGACGGGGTGTTGCGGGTCGCCAAAGGCGACGCCGACGCCTGCTTCGCCTACGCCACCGACGCCGAGATGTCGAAGATCAAGATCGTGCCGGTCGAGATTCCCGATTC is drawn from Candidatus Sulfotelmatobacter sp. and contains these coding sequences:
- the modA gene encoding molybdate ABC transporter substrate-binding protein, whose amino-acid sequence is MRGWLRSATAFALVAALAFTVLGAAGRPVTDTSIQGAIHVYSTSSLQNVMLEIGNAFRARYPNASVISSFAGTAEMREHLEQGANADVFVSADTATSALLFRHGLLLAPRVIARGRVGVIARAGGPVTRLQDLAKPGVRLLIGAPNTPAGRYATQVLDRMARARGLGKSYVQKVRANLVDRVKSARDGVLRVAKGDADACFAYATDAEMSKIKIVPVEIPDSLQAPVLFSAAVVRATSAPELATRFTAWLGDSFARARFERHGFKP